One window of the Fusobacterium perfoetens genome contains the following:
- a CDS encoding tRNA (cytidine(34)-2'-O)-methyltransferase → MNIVLFEPEIPYNTGNIGRSCVLTNTKLHLIKPLGFSIDEKEVKRAGLDYWHLVDLTVWESFEDFVKGNPQGNFYFATTKCKNKYSDVTYHENDFIIFGPESRGLPKEILDKYADRCITIPMIPMGRSLNLSNSAAIILYEALRQTGFKFSDAE, encoded by the coding sequence ATGAATATAGTTTTATTTGAACCTGAGATACCTTACAACACAGGAAATATAGGGCGTTCTTGTGTTCTTACAAATACAAAGCTTCATCTTATAAAGCCACTTGGATTTTCTATAGATGAAAAAGAAGTTAAAAGAGCTGGACTTGATTACTGGCATCTTGTAGATCTTACTGTATGGGAAAGTTTTGAAGATTTTGTTAAAGGAAATCCTCAAGGAAATTTCTATTTTGCCACAACAAAATGCAAAAACAAATATTCTGATGTAACATACCATGAAAATGATTTTATAATTTTTGGACCTGAATCAAGAGGGCTTCCAAAAGAAATTCTTGATAAATATGCAGACAGATGTATAACTATTCCTATGATTCCTATGGGGCGTTCTCTTAACCTTTCAAATTCTGCTGCCATTATTCTTTATGAGGCTCTTAGACAAACTGGTTTTAAATTTTCTGATGCTGAATAA